The following is a genomic window from Cryptococcus decagattii chromosome 2, complete sequence.
CAATCACCTGGCCGTCTTTATAGGCGATGAAAGTAGGCATGGCCTTGATTTGAGCCTCCTTGGCAATTTCCTATAGAATGGCAACGGGTGAACATTCCACCACATTCCATCTAATTGTATCACGGGAAATAACGAACCTCTTGCTCCTCAACATCAACCTTAACAAACTTGACATTGGGGAACTTGCCCTCAAGCTTGGCAAAGTGGGGAGAGATCATCTTGCAAGGGCCGCACCAAGTCGCCCAGTAgtcgacgacgacgacATCGGAGCCAGAAATCTGCATAACCAGGTTAGCGGATAACTATTATAATCATGCAGGATGGAGCTTACGAGAGTCTTCCACTCGTCGTAAGATTCAATAGCCTTGACCATTTTGATGCGTTGTGTGATATGGGTCGGTGACGCTATTAAAATAACTGTTCAGTTGATTATTCAAGATTGACTACTGCGAGATTAAAGATGTTTGACAAGACGGATTTTTGAGTCATTTGGTTTATGCTTTTATATGACAGATATCCCCAATGCCATCGCTGAGTCATGGCAGTTCCGACCAGATAATTTATGATAAGATTTAAAAAGAACTTACGAGATCGCTACGTTGTTGAGTCAGAAATAATGTTGGAAAGTTGATAGACTATGCTGATGATTAAGCTGTTTCTTTGCCTTGCTGGGAGCGCTCGTACTCTTCGAAGTTGCTGGAGGGCGGACTGTTGCGATGTGGCGTGAAGTGTGTGCTCCGGATCTCATCGGGTGAATGGTGGGGCATCCACGGTGGCTACTAATATGTTGCTGACTAATACTACGTCACTCGGCATTTCCAAGCCGGTGAAATGTGTGGCACATTCCGCAAGCGGCCACCACTGTTTTTTTTAACTGCAACGACGACGACACAAGCCCCCTCAACGGACATCGACCGGTATCCGACGACGACCAAGGTCCCGAAGGTCCGAGCAAAGGGGCTTGTGTCGAGCCTAAGGAGATAACGGTTTTATTTGGTATTCATATATCTGCCACTGTTAATCAAAATAATTATCAGTCGTCCAGCTACATTTATGTAGCCATACATAATAACGCTAGTCGATTAGACTTACTGAGAAGCCGAGAGAGCTCGACATCCTCG
Proteins encoded in this region:
- a CDS encoding thioredoxin; this translates as MVKAIESYDEWKTLISGSDVVVVDYWATWCGPCKMISPHFAKLEGKFPNVKFVKVDVEEQEEIAKEAQIKAMPTFIAYKDGQVIETVTGAVPAKINALLDKVAA